The Geomonas agri genome contains the following window.
TCTTCGAGGCCCTCCTGGTCGGCAAGGGTTTCGCCGAGGTGCCGGAAATTGTCTGTCGCATCTGCGCGCTCTGCTCCACGGTGCACAAGGTGACCGCGCTCCTCGCGGTGGAGGACACCTTCGGTGTCGAGGTGTCGGAGGTGACCGCGCTCACCAGGGAACTCGTGCTGCAAGCCGGCATGATCCAGGACCACGCACTGCACCTGTACTGTCTGGTGCTACCCGATCTCCTCGGCGTGCGGGGGGTGGCCGAACTGGCACGGGTCGCGCCGGAACTGCTGAAGACCGGTCTGGCGATCAAGAAGGCCGGCAACATGATCCTGGAAACTGCCGGGGGACGGCTAATCCACCCGGTCAACATCTGCCTCGGTGGGCTCGGTCGCTGCCTCAACAAGAAGGAGCTGACGCGGTTGCGGGACGAACTGCACAAGGTGCTCCCGGCAGCGCAAGAGGCGCATCGCCTGTTCAGCACCCCCTTCCCCTTCCCCGAACTCCCCAAGCCCGATTTTCTCGCCCTACAGCCATCCGAACGCCCGCTCGCAGGGCGTCTGTGCCAGATGGCCGACGGATCCTCCTTTCCGCTGCCGGAGTACCGCCAGCACATTAAGGAGACGGTGCTCGACTACTCCAACGCCAAGCTCTCACGCGTGCTGGGCAAAGAGGCCACTGTGGGCGCGCAAGCCCGACTTCACCTTGCCCCGGACCTGGAGCCGTTCGCGGCACAGCTTTTCAGCGCCCACCGGCACGAGCTGATCGGCAAGGACATGCGAGGCAACAACCTGGCCCAAGCGATCGAGATGTGCCACGCAACGGAACGAGCCCTGAGTTTGGTCGACCGCCTTATCGAGCTTGGACCGCAGCGCGCGGAGGCGCCGCAAATCCACCCGCGTGCCGGCACCGGTTGTGGCGCCTGCGAGGCACCGCGCGGCACCTTGATCCACAGCTATTCATTCGACCCGCAGGGGATATGCACCAGGGCCGACGTGATCACCCCGACCGCGCTGAACCAGGGGGCCCTGGCCCGCGATCTCTTCGCCTTGGCACGCGGCATGGAGGGAGAAGAAACAAACCGCATGACCACGGCGCTGGAACGGCTGATCCGCTGTTACGATCCCTGCATATCCTGCTCGGTCCATATTCTGTCACTCTAGCAGGGCAACCCGCTATCCAACCATCACACTACCTGGCCGGCATCGCGTACCTCAATGTGGCAACTTTCGTTGCACCTGCCCTCCTCAGTGCACCTGAAGAACGAAAGGCAACTGTCATACCAACAATCAATAAAAGTGGTCAGACAGGCTTGTGGCAGGGATCACTGAACCCTGCGAAACAGGCGAAATGACAGCAGCTTTGCGAGGCTGATAAAACAAATAAAGCTGCTATTTTTCAACACGTTAGATCAGATGAAATTAATTTCATGTCTGTCTTGACAGTCATAAGCAGGTTGCTAGACTTGGGTCAAGCTTTAGCATGTCAATGCGAGCGGCTCTGGAATACTCGTTGCGCATCTGTTTGGGTCCCTGACTACCTTATTTATCAAGATGTCCCTGGTTTCAGTCGTGGTGAGCAAGCCCTCAACAAGGCAGAGGGAAGCCTAAAGCGTCTTACCGGGGTATGTTGCGACACCGGTCAGTAATCCAATCTTCCTCGTGGCGGTATTCCGGAGCAAAAAAAATTGGCGTTACTCGGGACAACGCTGAAAGCGACTTATCTCATCCGCCAGGCGCCCGCGCTTGAAAAAGGGAAGCCGACCGGTACACGTTGCGAGGAGGCACCGACCACGCAGCACCCGGCCGTGAAGCTTTACCGACGGATTGGAAGAAAGTGCCCCGATCTAACGCCAATGCAGGGAAAAGGCCCATGGAATCCATGGGCCTTTTTTAGTGTCCGTAAAAAGCTGGCAGCGGCGCACTTCTCATAAAGCACCCAATTTCCAGCTATTGCAGCAGTTGACTCTCATTGTGTGGCGGCGCTGGCAACCTGCCGAACGTACGCTCGAAAGACATTGTCTAACTACTTATATTGTTGAGATAAATAATGTCAGCGGTCTTCCACAAGAGCTGTGGATAACTCTGTGGGTAACGCCCCTTGTAACGGAAAAAACCAGTGTGGCGATCGCTAATGATAGCGTTTTGCTCATTTTTTAGGCAGCTTTGATTTTGGCAATAAAAAAGGCGTGACAGACGCCACGCCCCTTCCCTTTCGCACCGCCCCAGGTAATGATCATTCCACCTGCAGCTTCCTGAACCGGTCCTTAATCACCTCTGTTTTCTTGAGCGCCCGCACCTCGAGGATGCTGTCCCTGAAGCTCGCCCTTGAGGTATCGGTAAGGATCGCCACCGGAAGCCGGCAGGTCCTGACGAACGAGCCATAGGAGCGCTCCATACGGTAGTAATCGCTCTGGTCGATGCGCTGCTCCTTGCTCTTTTGCCCGGAGATGGTGATGCTCTCCGGGGAGAGCTGCACGTCGATGTCTTCCAAATTGTCAAGAACGCGCAGCTTTCAGGCGAGCAGCTTTATCAACCCTTGAGCCCGGCCTCCAGGTTGGGGTAGAGCAGCGTGATGCCCAGGTCCTTGAGCATCTTGTTGCTGTCGACGATGCGCCCCTCGGAGAAGTAGGAGATCATGAGCGGGGTCATGAGCTGGCGCGCCTCTGCCATGGTCACCTGCCGGGGCCGGGGGAGCCCGAGCTTGTCAGCCGCTGCGTTGAAGTACGCGGTCATGGTACTAGGGGAGCCGTCGCTCACGTTGAAGACGGCGCCGTCCTTGCCACGCTCCAGCGCCGCCAGGCAGATGCGGGAAAGATCGTCGGCGTGGATCCTGTTGCTGGGGAGGCATTGCTCTTCCAGGAGCACCGGCTGCCCGGTAGTGAGCTGTGTGACCGGCAGGCGGTCGGCCGCATAGATGGCAGTAACCCTGAGAACGACCACGGGGACCCCGCGCTCGCGCCCCCACGCCTGCAGCAGACGCTCGGCATGCAGGCGCCTCTTGCCGCGCGCCGTCTGCGGGTCGGGTTCGGTCTCCTCGGTTACCACTTCACTCCCCCCACCGTAGACGCCGCTGGTACTGATGTAGACCACCTTGGCGGGCTCATCCGCGGCGGCAATGCTGGCCAGGAAGTTGCGCATCCTGGAGTCTTCGTGGCCGCCTCCCGGCGGGGGAGCGAGATAGATCACCCCCGCGCCGCGAGTGGGGAGCCCGTGCAGCGTGTCAGGTTCATCCAGGTTGCCGGCATGGTGTGTCACACCGGCCAGCGGGGCTTCCCCCCTGTTGAAGGTGCAGACGCTCGTTCCCTGTGCAAGTGCCAGTGCGGCTACCCGACGGCCGACGGCGCCACAGCCGATGATCAGTAATGGTTGCATGTAGAAGCCCTCTCGCCATGGAGTTGCGCTGCTGCAGGCGCGGCAGCCTTCCTTTTCTACCAGAAACACCGCCTCGATGTCAGCAAAAAACCCGGAAGAACTGTTCGTCTTTGAGTCACCTTTTTTTGTAAAAATAATTTAATATGCTATGTTTTTGCTTTCCACGGAGGAGAGCCTATGAGATACCGCACCGGCACCTGCGTTGCGCTGTTGCTGTTCACAGGATTGGCTACCGGTGGGCTGATCCCTAAGCAGCAACCGATCCACATCGAACAGGAGGAATACCTGGAAGCCGACGACTGGTTCCAGGCCGGGGTGGAACTGAACAGCGAAGGGAACTACCTGGAGGCCACCGAGGCGTTCAGCAGGAGCGTATCGATAGCGCCGGGCAATGCCCTTGCCTGGTTCAACCTGGGCACATCCCAGGCGCTTACCGGTGACTATATACGCGCCATCGATTCTCTCAAGAAATCGGTGCTGTTGGACAATTCGCTGGCGCTTGCCTATTCCAATCTTGCTGAAGTCTGCTTCAAGGCTGACAGGTACCAGGAAGCTGCCGATGCCTACGTCACCTTGCTTAAACTGTGGCCGGGCAATGCCAATGCGCTGTACAAACTGGGACTGACACACGTGTT
Protein-coding sequences here:
- a CDS encoding tetratricopeptide repeat protein, with product MRYRTGTCVALLLFTGLATGGLIPKQQPIHIEQEEYLEADDWFQAGVELNSEGNYLEATEAFSRSVSIAPGNALAWFNLGTSQALTGDYIRAIDSLKKSVLLDNSLALAYSNLAEVCFKADRYQEAADAYVTLLKLWPGNANALYKLGLTHVLLDQKEKAQGEYLSLKIVDPELAEKLRRAIIQGAGN
- a CDS encoding NAD-dependent epimerase/dehydratase family protein, producing MQPLLIIGCGAVGRRVAALALAQGTSVCTFNRGEAPLAGVTHHAGNLDEPDTLHGLPTRGAGVIYLAPPPGGGHEDSRMRNFLASIAAADEPAKVVYISTSGVYGGGSEVVTEETEPDPQTARGKRRLHAERLLQAWGRERGVPVVVLRVTAIYAADRLPVTQLTTGQPVLLEEQCLPSNRIHADDLSRICLAALERGKDGAVFNVSDGSPSTMTAYFNAAADKLGLPRPRQVTMAEARQLMTPLMISYFSEGRIVDSNKMLKDLGITLLYPNLEAGLKG
- a CDS encoding Hsp20/alpha crystallin family protein, translated to MEDIDVQLSPESITISGQKSKEQRIDQSDYYRMERSYGSFVRTCRLPVAILTDTSRASFRDSILEVRALKKTEVIKDRFRKLQVE
- a CDS encoding Ni/Fe hydrogenase subunit alpha; the protein is MGSVVEIAPLTRLEGHGRLRVYREGGRVERIELQFVDSPRLFEALLVGKGFAEVPEIVCRICALCSTVHKVTALLAVEDTFGVEVSEVTALTRELVLQAGMIQDHALHLYCLVLPDLLGVRGVAELARVAPELLKTGLAIKKAGNMILETAGGRLIHPVNICLGGLGRCLNKKELTRLRDELHKVLPAAQEAHRLFSTPFPFPELPKPDFLALQPSERPLAGRLCQMADGSSFPLPEYRQHIKETVLDYSNAKLSRVLGKEATVGAQARLHLAPDLEPFAAQLFSAHRHELIGKDMRGNNLAQAIEMCHATERALSLVDRLIELGPQRAEAPQIHPRAGTGCGACEAPRGTLIHSYSFDPQGICTRADVITPTALNQGALARDLFALARGMEGEETNRMTTALERLIRCYDPCISCSVHILSL